ATTGACCATCTTCGATGGGTTTTCAATGTCCGAATTATCCAAGACAATGACCCCCTTCTCGTTGGCAGCATCCCCGCCACCAAAGAACATTCCCGGTGAATCAATCCTAGAAAAGGTCTTCGGCGTGCGCTCCATTCCCGACCTGGGTACCGTGACAACCTCCCTATCTGGTGTCTGTGATATGAGCATCGTGCACCGCAGTAGCAGCCTGATGCCAGAGTTGTACGGGCAGAAGTTTTTCTTTCGTCAGTTCATGTCGGTCCGTAACGTGATGATCGGCGTCGCTTTCCATGTTGGTTTCTTGGTTGTGGTTTCGCTGCTTGCGCTGCCGCCGGTGCGCTGGCTGGTGCAGAAGTTCGTCTTTGCCCCCGGCACTGGCCCGCGCAGAGAAGACTCGGCAAATGACTTTCTCGAGTACCATGCCATTGCTACTACGGAAAGTGCTTCACCACAGCGTGTCTTCGGTAAAATCACTTACCACGGCGGTATGTACCCATTCACCGGACTGTTGCTGGCTGAGGCTGCTATGGTTATTCttaacgaggaggagaagatcaaaaaaaTTTCTCGCGGTGGTATTGTTACTCCCGCTACGCTGGGTCAGGACTACGTCGACCGTTTGGAGAAAGTCGGCTGCAAAATCGAAACCAAGGTGTTACAATCCTAAATACCTTCATAGTTTACGGGGTGAGTTCCAACCCTGTGCAGCTATTCTGGCTAAGGCAACTGCTCGCGACTTGTGATGCTGCGCATGTTCTTAACACTTTGACGACATGGGATATGTACTCTCGCAATAACCAATCGATTTTTCTATTTTACCATGCTACCATGCCTATCATCTCTCCAATCAGAGCTTGCCAGACACTTCA
Above is a window of Penicillium digitatum chromosome 2, complete sequence DNA encoding:
- a CDS encoding Saccharopine dehydrogenase / Homospermidine synthase, which codes for MTSNRQYDVVLLGPTGYTGRFCAEHIVQNLPTDLKWAIAGRSAQKMESIAQELKTLNPDRLDPDVLVTQLNSTELTELAQKTRLVINCVGPYHLYSTPVVEACAVNGTHYVDVTGETPWIKVIIDKYHDTAKANGAIMIPCTGVESAPADLLAWSLVKRVREDLSSSTRQINSTIKEIKSSGPSGGTLNTVLTIFDGFSMSELSKTMTPFSLAASPPPKNIPGESILEKVFGVRSIPDLGTVTTSLSGVCDMSIVHRSSSLMPELYGQKFFFRQFMSVRNVMIGVAFHVGFLVVVSLLALPPVRWLVQKFVFAPGTGPRREDSANDFLEYHAIATTESASPQRVFGKITYHGGMYPFTGLLLAEAAMVILNEEEKIKKISRGGIVTPATLGQDYVDRLEKVGCKIETKVLQS